A region of Lycium barbarum isolate Lr01 chromosome 1, ASM1917538v2, whole genome shotgun sequence DNA encodes the following proteins:
- the LOC132599660 gene encoding uncharacterized protein LOC132599660, with amino-acid sequence MEIEVADRTNKRMKPSVEGNETTDSGIEVAKDADEENASIPVLMASEQMEAEIANIFQKMEHFTNLVSELLESGKSMLKDLSNEFEERLIQIHKEQMEKWQEEIKEVRLLDTANEEADSLLLNAKTLLQNVHGES; translated from the exons ATGGAAATAGAAGTTGCTGATCGCACAAATAAGCGCATGAAACCTTCT GTGGAAGGTAATGAAACAACAGATAGCGGTATTGAAGTTGCAAAGGATGCAGATGAAGAAAATGCATCGATACCCGTGCTTATGGCTTCTGAACAAATGGAGGCAGAGATTGCCAATATTTTTCAAAAGATGGAGCATTTTACTAACCTG GTATCTGAACTGCTCGAATCAGGGAAGTCCATGCTTAAGGATCTGAGTAATGAATTTGAAGAACGACTGATTCA AATACACAAGGAACAGATGGAAAAGTGGCAAGAAGAGATTAAGGAAGTGCGCCTGCTTGACACAGCAAATGAGGAGGCTGATTCTCTCTTGCTAAATGCTAAAACTCTACTTCAGAATGTCCATGGTGAATCCTGA